A single window of Intrasporangium calvum DSM 43043 DNA harbors:
- a CDS encoding LysR family transcriptional regulator — protein MLDTHRIRVFRSVMASGSIQAAADNLGYTPSAISQQISALQKETGLTLFEREGRGLSPTAAARSLVAHTNDLMGELSKLDSVVTDLREGRSGRLTIGYFTSAGAEWMPTLARRLSAEMPDLTLELVLNEIPRRGGAPFDLNILVEVAGAQDPHGSRRIPLAVDPYVALLPGDHPLADSSAVTLADLEGDTWISNDLPQAICSKILAASCEAAGFRPRFAVQAQDHYTAIAFVRAGVGITVIPGLAAHLPTSDPQVRVVPIAPPQPIRHIAAVVRDPAGNKAANRAVELLLELIG, from the coding sequence ATGCTCGACACTCATCGCATTAGGGTCTTCCGGTCCGTCATGGCCAGCGGCTCGATCCAGGCCGCCGCGGACAACCTCGGCTACACGCCGTCGGCCATCAGCCAGCAGATCTCGGCCCTGCAGAAGGAGACCGGACTGACCCTCTTCGAGCGGGAGGGTCGGGGGCTGTCCCCCACGGCCGCGGCTCGCTCCCTCGTCGCTCACACCAACGACCTGATGGGGGAGCTCAGCAAGCTCGACAGCGTCGTCACCGACCTGCGCGAGGGGCGCTCGGGCCGGCTGACGATCGGCTACTTCACGTCGGCGGGCGCCGAGTGGATGCCGACGCTCGCCCGCAGGCTCAGCGCGGAGATGCCCGACCTCACCCTCGAGCTCGTCCTCAACGAGATCCCGAGGCGCGGAGGTGCACCGTTCGACCTCAACATCCTCGTCGAGGTGGCCGGAGCACAGGACCCGCACGGCTCGCGGCGGATCCCCCTCGCTGTCGACCCCTACGTCGCCCTGCTCCCCGGCGACCACCCGCTCGCCGACTCGTCCGCGGTCACCCTCGCCGACCTCGAGGGCGACACCTGGATCAGCAACGACCTGCCCCAGGCGATCTGCTCCAAGATCCTCGCGGCCTCCTGCGAGGCGGCCGGCTTCCGACCGCGGTTCGCGGTGCAGGCCCAGGACCACTACACGGCGATCGCCTTCGTCCGGGCCGGCGTCGGTATCACGGTGATTCCCGGGCTCGCCGCTCACCTCCCGACCTCCGACCCCCAGGTCCGCGTCGTGCCCATCGCTCCGCCGCAGCCGATCCGGCACATCGCGGCGGTCGTCCGAGACCCCGCCGGCAACAAGGCGGCCAACCGCGCCGTCGAGCTGCTCCTCGAGCTCATCGGCTGA
- a CDS encoding helix-turn-helix transcriptional regulator has translation MGSWTVMVGRDAEQRALAAAIEAARTGTPSAVLVGGEAGVGKTRLVTEVTAAFEQRGVRVLWGRCLRFGSAESSLQPIGRLLTQWFRQADVAERERVLHGLPIGRLAQIAPVLGDGAGEASGQLIPALATVLERISEAQPSAVIIDDLQWADTTSLDLLAYIVAGFGRGQDLVVLATYRDSDLHEGHRLHGWLADVRRLPLVAELHLEPLGLQDTEDLVAALCGQEGAVARGAAVFERSGGNPYLTELLALASSAGGHQGAAGLRDALLASWHRLSPPAREMAQLLAVGGRPVDRVILEHLAVVKGLSLESIRGCVPEIVGAGLGTVTPSGQVWFRHPLLSEVLVSTLSQGELREVHGEYARLWAAASNAAPAGRAAHLALHHAGAHHFDEAFEWSLRAADAAAGLFAWPEEFEHLHRACQLWTRVSAAGRGTGVERVPLLGRTSDSAIRAGEYHLALQLREAALRLVDRRATPLVAARLQINLDLFRRWCGRSAMPMMEPELLSLTERFPHSPERAIALSQLAISEVWAGQPTAAHHADEAVLVARRSGSDEALSWALGARSQTRWEEPAGLDDAERAMVHARASGDHILVTEAVGYWANCLLGVGQRAAAADRMSEVFRGLMATGSFYEAVDLLPSIGQHLTELGRWSEARDLLREGLSRRITSSRGGDLRRVAADLAARTGDLAAARQHLARARELSSQRRLLGGFVIAPEARVAVAQGDQVQALSIIAEGIPAMRTVDADSADELLVWAARAAADLATRPGEHVNAVGWLEKIERLRGRTPPPFGPRRPENAFIVAWARLYAAEAERCRDGGPRRPELWTDAVAACARAGLPWEQALASYRLAQSLLSTKGNRTQAASALREAARIAGELGAAPILADTASLAAQSHISLTEHAPADPEAKLPEVFIGLTRREREVLGHLVVGRTYAEIARDLFISDKTVSVHVSNLLRKTGTSSRIELADLTRSLDPE, from the coding sequence GTGGGGTCGTGGACCGTCATGGTCGGTCGTGACGCCGAGCAGCGCGCGCTGGCGGCGGCGATCGAGGCCGCGAGGACGGGAACGCCGTCGGCGGTGCTGGTAGGCGGGGAGGCCGGGGTCGGCAAGACCCGGCTGGTCACGGAGGTGACGGCGGCGTTCGAGCAGCGCGGGGTGCGTGTGCTGTGGGGTCGGTGTCTGCGCTTCGGTTCCGCTGAGTCGTCGTTGCAGCCGATCGGGCGCCTGCTCACGCAGTGGTTCCGGCAGGCCGACGTGGCGGAGCGCGAGCGGGTGCTGCACGGTCTTCCGATCGGGAGGCTGGCGCAGATCGCGCCGGTGCTGGGCGACGGTGCTGGAGAGGCGTCGGGTCAGCTGATCCCAGCTCTGGCCACGGTGCTTGAGCGAATCTCGGAGGCCCAGCCTTCGGCCGTCATCATCGATGACCTGCAGTGGGCGGACACGACGTCGCTGGACCTGCTCGCATACATCGTGGCTGGCTTCGGTCGCGGTCAGGATCTCGTCGTTCTCGCCACGTATCGGGACAGCGACCTCCACGAGGGGCACCGGTTGCATGGTTGGCTCGCCGACGTGCGCCGACTGCCCTTGGTCGCCGAGCTGCATCTGGAGCCGCTGGGGCTCCAGGACACCGAGGACCTGGTCGCTGCCCTCTGCGGGCAGGAGGGCGCGGTCGCTCGAGGTGCCGCGGTGTTCGAGCGGTCGGGGGGTAACCCGTACCTGACCGAGCTGCTCGCGCTGGCGTCTTCGGCCGGCGGTCACCAGGGCGCCGCGGGTCTGCGTGACGCCCTGCTCGCGTCGTGGCACCGTCTCAGCCCACCAGCCAGGGAGATGGCGCAGCTGCTGGCGGTGGGCGGGCGACCGGTGGACCGAGTCATTCTCGAACACCTCGCAGTGGTCAAGGGGCTGTCACTCGAGTCGATTCGAGGCTGCGTCCCCGAGATCGTCGGGGCTGGGCTCGGCACGGTCACACCAAGCGGACAGGTGTGGTTCAGGCACCCGCTGCTCAGCGAAGTCCTGGTCTCCACCCTGTCACAAGGGGAGCTGCGGGAGGTGCACGGTGAGTACGCCCGTCTCTGGGCAGCGGCCTCGAACGCGGCCCCGGCAGGTCGCGCCGCGCACCTGGCGCTGCACCACGCCGGCGCTCACCACTTCGACGAGGCGTTCGAGTGGTCGTTACGCGCCGCGGACGCGGCGGCAGGCTTGTTCGCGTGGCCGGAGGAGTTCGAGCACCTCCACCGGGCTTGTCAGCTCTGGACGCGCGTCTCCGCGGCCGGCCGCGGAACCGGGGTCGAGCGAGTGCCGCTGCTCGGGAGGACCAGCGACAGCGCCATCCGCGCCGGCGAGTACCACCTCGCCCTCCAGCTCCGCGAGGCGGCGCTGCGGCTGGTCGACCGCCGAGCGACGCCGCTGGTCGCAGCCCGGCTCCAGATCAACCTTGACCTGTTCCGGCGCTGGTGCGGCCGGTCTGCCATGCCGATGATGGAGCCTGAACTGCTGTCGCTCACCGAGCGGTTCCCGCACAGCCCCGAACGTGCGATCGCCCTGTCCCAGCTCGCCATTTCCGAGGTCTGGGCCGGCCAGCCCACCGCCGCGCACCATGCCGACGAAGCGGTGCTGGTGGCTCGTCGGAGCGGCTCCGACGAGGCCTTGTCCTGGGCGCTCGGAGCCCGGTCACAGACCCGCTGGGAAGAGCCCGCAGGACTGGACGACGCCGAGCGGGCCATGGTCCATGCAAGGGCCAGCGGCGATCACATCCTCGTCACGGAAGCCGTTGGCTACTGGGCCAACTGCCTCCTGGGGGTCGGTCAGCGTGCAGCGGCCGCGGACCGGATGTCGGAGGTCTTCCGTGGGCTCATGGCGACAGGTTCCTTCTATGAGGCGGTCGACCTCCTGCCCAGTATCGGCCAGCATCTCACTGAGCTCGGTCGCTGGTCAGAGGCGCGCGACCTGCTGCGCGAGGGTCTGAGCCGCCGGATCACGTCCTCGCGCGGAGGAGACCTGCGGCGAGTAGCCGCGGACCTTGCCGCCAGGACCGGCGATCTTGCGGCGGCGCGCCAGCACCTGGCTCGAGCCCGAGAGCTCTCGTCCCAACGGCGGCTCCTCGGTGGCTTCGTGATCGCGCCCGAGGCACGAGTCGCCGTTGCACAGGGTGATCAGGTGCAAGCGCTGTCCATCATCGCCGAGGGAATTCCCGCGATGCGGACTGTGGACGCTGACTCGGCAGACGAACTGCTCGTGTGGGCGGCGCGAGCGGCCGCCGATCTTGCCACCAGACCGGGCGAGCACGTCAACGCGGTCGGCTGGCTCGAGAAGATCGAACGGCTGCGTGGTCGCACACCCCCACCCTTTGGGCCGAGAAGGCCAGAGAACGCGTTCATCGTGGCTTGGGCGCGGCTCTACGCGGCTGAGGCGGAGCGTTGCCGCGACGGCGGACCCCGGCGGCCCGAGCTCTGGACCGACGCGGTCGCCGCGTGCGCCAGGGCTGGTCTCCCATGGGAGCAGGCTCTCGCTTCGTACCGACTGGCTCAGTCTCTGCTGTCGACCAAGGGCAATCGGACCCAAGCGGCCTCGGCCTTGCGTGAGGCCGCCCGGATTGCAGGGGAGCTGGGCGCCGCTCCGATCCTGGCCGACACGGCCTCCCTGGCCGCGCAGAGCCACATCTCCCTGACCGAGCACGCGCCCGCCGACCCCGAGGCCAAGCTGCCAGAGGTCTTCATCGGGCTGACGCGTCGCGAGCGTGAAGTGCTCGGCCACCTCGTGGTGGGCCGCACCTACGCAGAGATCGCTCGTGACCTCTTCATCAGCGACAAGACGGTCAGCGTGCACGTGTCCAACCTGCTGCGCAAGACGGGAACGTCCAGCCGGATCGAGCTGGCCGACCTCACCCGCAGCCTCGATCCAGAGTAG
- a CDS encoding cystathionine gamma-synthase, with the protein MSDEHGFSTRAIHAGQEADASTGAVVPPIYQVSTYKQDGIGGFRGGYEYSRSANPTRTALEECIAALEGGSRGFAFASGLAGQDCVVRSLLVPGDHVVVPSDAYGGTYRYFNKVAKPHGIDHSIARIGDVDAVRDAIVPGRTKMVWVETPTNPLLGIADIEAIAEVAHDAGAVLVVDNTFATAYLQNPIALGADIVTHSTTKYSGGHSDVVGGAVVTAPQIRVAGLEDAEERIAFHQNSIGGVAGPFDSWLTLRGLKTLAVRMERHCDNAERVVEFLTGHDGVAQVFYPGLESHHNHAVAARQMKRFGGMVSFRMRKGEDAAVKTCAAVQLWTLGESLGGVESLIEHPARMTHASVAGTELEVPADLIRLSVGIEDVDDLIADLREALDIHG; encoded by the coding sequence ATGTCTGACGAGCACGGATTCTCGACGCGCGCCATCCACGCAGGCCAGGAGGCCGACGCCTCGACCGGTGCGGTCGTCCCGCCGATCTACCAGGTCTCGACGTACAAGCAGGACGGCATCGGCGGCTTCCGCGGCGGCTACGAGTACAGCCGGTCGGCCAACCCCACCCGGACGGCGCTCGAGGAGTGCATCGCTGCGCTCGAAGGCGGCAGCCGCGGCTTCGCCTTCGCGTCCGGGCTCGCCGGGCAGGACTGTGTCGTGCGGTCGCTGCTCGTGCCCGGCGACCACGTCGTCGTGCCGAGCGATGCCTACGGCGGGACCTACCGCTACTTCAACAAGGTCGCGAAGCCGCACGGGATCGACCACTCGATCGCGAGGATCGGCGACGTCGACGCCGTGCGGGACGCCATCGTGCCGGGCCGCACCAAGATGGTGTGGGTCGAGACGCCGACCAACCCGCTGCTCGGCATCGCCGACATCGAGGCGATCGCCGAGGTCGCCCACGACGCCGGGGCGGTGCTCGTCGTCGACAACACCTTCGCGACCGCCTACCTGCAGAACCCGATCGCCCTCGGCGCCGACATCGTCACCCACTCGACGACCAAGTACTCCGGTGGCCACAGCGACGTCGTCGGGGGCGCGGTCGTCACTGCACCGCAGATCCGCGTCGCCGGGCTCGAGGACGCCGAGGAGCGGATCGCCTTCCACCAGAACTCGATCGGTGGAGTCGCCGGCCCCTTCGACTCGTGGCTCACGCTGCGCGGGCTGAAGACTCTCGCGGTGCGCATGGAGCGCCACTGCGACAACGCCGAGCGGGTCGTCGAGTTCCTGACCGGTCACGACGGCGTGGCGCAGGTGTTCTACCCCGGCCTCGAGTCGCACCACAACCACGCGGTCGCAGCGCGACAGATGAAGCGCTTCGGCGGCATGGTGTCCTTCCGGATGAGGAAGGGCGAGGACGCAGCCGTCAAGACCTGCGCCGCAGTCCAGCTCTGGACGCTCGGGGAGTCGCTCGGCGGCGTCGAGTCCCTCATCGAGCACCCGGCGCGGATGACCCACGCCTCGGTCGCCGGCACGGAGCTCGAGGTCCCCGCCGACCTCATCCGACTGTCGGTCGGCATCGAGGACGTGGACGACCTCATCGCCGACCTCCGTGAAGCACTCGACATCCACGGCTGA
- a CDS encoding FAD-binding oxidoreductase, with the protein MNDLVTHSIPRSVWHGWGDPAERPALGDEAWTELAARIGVDRSDVAPPVPIDEVRLRPSRLGEAPLAALAGAVGPEHVHTDRRWRIEHAGGKSYPDLYRLRTGDASQAPDAVVVPGSAAQVGEVLRVCEEHGVAVVPFGGGTSVVGGVGAVSDGASGPGRQRAVVTLDLRRLTRVVKVDPKSRLATLEAGLRGPEIEQSLHPHGLTLGHYPQSHQEATVGGYVATRSAGQASTGYGRVDDLVVGARVVTPRGELVLGGRAPASAAGPRLLDVVVGSEGTLGVITEATVRVAPLPTVKRHGAWFFPSFAVAATALRTLVQSVGHGGMPDVCRLSDEDETRVNLTLAGAMGQRLLRYTDLRGTSTPALLVLVWEGTDRSEVRHRRTAAGRVLSRCGGRRLPAQVSRAWERTRFSGPYLRDELMDRRVLADTLETATTWDNLPRLHTAARAAISGALEVEGRRAVVMCHVSHVYAAGASLYYTFLTAAAEDPLAQWRSVKTAASDTIIRAGGTITHHHAVGTDHRAHLAAEIGPLGVGILRALKEQLDPAGILNPGKLIPDLPPGPPGEETAPTAQHARAGA; encoded by the coding sequence ATGAACGATCTCGTCACGCACTCCATCCCGCGATCCGTGTGGCACGGGTGGGGGGACCCGGCCGAGCGACCCGCGCTCGGCGACGAGGCCTGGACGGAGCTGGCCGCGCGGATCGGCGTCGACCGGAGTGACGTCGCGCCGCCCGTCCCCATCGATGAGGTGCGACTGCGGCCGTCGAGGCTGGGCGAGGCCCCCTTGGCCGCGCTCGCCGGAGCGGTGGGACCGGAGCACGTGCACACCGACCGCAGGTGGCGGATCGAGCACGCCGGCGGCAAGAGCTATCCCGACCTCTACCGCCTGCGCACCGGCGACGCCTCCCAGGCCCCCGACGCGGTCGTCGTGCCGGGGTCGGCGGCCCAGGTGGGCGAGGTGCTCCGGGTGTGTGAGGAGCACGGCGTGGCGGTGGTCCCGTTCGGTGGGGGGACGAGTGTCGTCGGCGGTGTCGGTGCGGTCTCGGACGGCGCGAGTGGGCCAGGCCGTCAGCGTGCGGTCGTCACCCTGGACCTGCGCCGGCTCACCCGCGTCGTGAAGGTCGACCCCAAGAGCCGGCTGGCGACGCTGGAGGCGGGGCTCCGGGGGCCCGAGATCGAGCAGTCGCTGCACCCGCACGGCCTGACGCTGGGCCACTATCCCCAGAGCCACCAGGAGGCGACCGTCGGCGGCTACGTGGCGACGCGGTCCGCCGGACAGGCGTCCACGGGCTACGGCAGGGTCGACGACCTCGTCGTCGGGGCGCGCGTCGTCACCCCCAGGGGCGAGCTCGTGCTCGGCGGCCGGGCGCCCGCCTCCGCCGCGGGACCCCGCCTGCTCGACGTCGTCGTCGGCAGTGAGGGAACGCTCGGGGTCATCACCGAGGCGACCGTCCGCGTGGCGCCGCTGCCGACCGTGAAGCGGCACGGCGCCTGGTTCTTTCCTTCCTTCGCGGTGGCCGCGACGGCCCTGCGCACCCTGGTCCAGTCGGTCGGCCACGGCGGGATGCCCGACGTCTGCCGCCTCTCCGACGAGGACGAGACGCGCGTCAACCTGACGTTGGCCGGAGCGATGGGCCAACGGCTGCTGCGCTACACGGACCTGCGGGGGACCTCCACGCCGGCCCTGCTGGTGCTCGTCTGGGAGGGCACGGACCGTAGCGAGGTCCGGCACCGCCGGACCGCAGCGGGCCGCGTCCTCAGCCGGTGTGGCGGACGTCGGCTACCCGCCCAGGTTTCTCGGGCGTGGGAGCGGACGCGCTTCTCGGGGCCCTACCTTCGCGACGAGCTGATGGACCGTCGGGTCCTCGCCGACACCCTCGAGACGGCGACGACGTGGGACAACCTGCCCCGCCTGCACACCGCTGCGCGGGCAGCCATCAGCGGTGCGCTCGAGGTGGAGGGGCGGCGCGCCGTCGTCATGTGCCACGTCTCGCACGTCTACGCCGCCGGGGCCTCGCTCTACTACACCTTCCTGACGGCGGCGGCGGAGGACCCACTCGCGCAATGGCGCTCGGTGAAGACGGCGGCCAGTGACACGATCATCCGCGCCGGGGGCACCATCACCCATCATCACGCGGTGGGCACAGACCACCGAGCGCACCTCGCCGCCGAGATCGGGCCGCTCGGGGTCGGCATCCTCCGCGCGCTCAAGGAGCAGCTGGACCCCGCCGGCATCCTCAACCCCGGCAAGCTCATCCCGGACCTGCCGCCCGGCCCGCCCGGCGAGGAGACCGCGCCGACAGCGCAGCACGCACGGGCGGGAGCATGA
- the msrA gene encoding peptide-methionine (S)-S-oxide reductase MsrA, with the protein MPDREDALPGRDQRPFSVAPAHVVLGTPFEGPWPDGSAVMYVAMGCFWGVERIFWRLPGVVNTAAGYMGGYTPNPTYEETCTGLTGHAETVRVVYDPAQTSPELLLKAFWENHDPTTANRQGNDVGTAYRSAIYWTTPGQEEAARATRDAFQRVLHEHGHGDITTEIRSADDAGPFYLAEDYHQGYLHKNPGGYCNHGPNGMTCPVGLVRQDELPAQQDIAPPVP; encoded by the coding sequence ATGCCCGACCGTGAGGATGCCCTCCCCGGGCGGGACCAGCGCCCCTTCTCGGTGGCACCAGCTCACGTCGTCCTCGGCACGCCGTTCGAGGGTCCCTGGCCCGACGGCTCCGCGGTGATGTACGTCGCGATGGGGTGCTTCTGGGGCGTGGAACGGATCTTCTGGCGGCTGCCAGGCGTGGTCAACACCGCGGCCGGCTACATGGGGGGCTACACGCCCAACCCGACCTACGAGGAGACGTGCACCGGCCTGACCGGGCACGCGGAGACCGTGCGAGTCGTCTACGACCCGGCCCAGACGTCGCCGGAGCTGCTGCTCAAGGCGTTCTGGGAGAACCACGACCCGACGACGGCCAACCGTCAGGGCAACGACGTGGGCACGGCCTACCGCTCGGCGATCTACTGGACCACTCCCGGGCAGGAGGAGGCGGCCCGCGCGACGCGCGACGCCTTCCAGCGGGTCCTGCACGAGCACGGCCACGGCGACATCACCACGGAGATCCGCTCAGCCGACGACGCGGGGCCGTTCTACCTGGCCGAGGACTACCACCAGGGCTACCTGCACAAGAACCCCGGCGGCTACTGCAACCACGGACCGAACGGCATGACGTGCCCGGTCGGTCTCGTCCGCCAGGACGAGCTGCCGGCCCAGCAGGACATCGCGCCTCCGGTGCCGTAG
- a CDS encoding TetR/AcrR family transcriptional regulator, with product MTSPDDTLLAAVRDEVLDYGVRRATATSIAHRAGVSRVTVHRRGGTIRQLVLDALVAEFTRTMEDGAARVASEAPPRTGRDTVVEMAVALVDALSEAPLVGALLKHDPDLLLPYLVDRYGRSQLLALDALSAALRAGVADGSIVAPDPDLTARVLLQALTPFVVGMRILTGDHDRAHVLAEVRRLVSSYLAPASHPEHGQGDGR from the coding sequence ATGACGAGTCCCGACGACACCCTCCTCGCCGCGGTCCGTGACGAGGTCCTCGACTACGGCGTCCGGAGGGCCACAGCCACCTCCATCGCGCACCGCGCCGGGGTCTCCCGCGTCACCGTGCACCGGCGGGGCGGCACGATCAGGCAGCTGGTCCTCGACGCGCTCGTCGCAGAGTTCACTCGGACGATGGAGGACGGCGCCGCCCGCGTCGCCTCGGAGGCACCGCCGCGGACCGGCCGAGACACCGTCGTCGAGATGGCCGTCGCCCTCGTGGACGCGTTGAGCGAGGCGCCGCTCGTCGGGGCCCTGCTCAAACATGACCCGGACCTGCTGCTCCCCTACCTCGTCGACCGATACGGCCGCAGCCAGCTGCTCGCCCTCGACGCGCTCAGCGCCGCTCTGCGCGCCGGGGTCGCGGACGGGTCGATCGTCGCCCCGGACCCGGACCTCACGGCCCGCGTGTTGCTTCAGGCCCTGACCCCGTTCGTCGTCGGGATGCGCATCCTCACGGGCGACCATGACCGGGCCCACGTCCTGGCCGAGGTGCGCCGGCTCGTGTCGAGCTACCTGGCACCTGCCTCGCACCCAGAGCACGGGCAAGGGGACGGGCGATGA
- a CDS encoding glycerol-3-phosphate dehydrogenase/oxidase: MTAPAIDRRARARALESLATSRYDCIVVGGGVTGAGVALDAASRGLRTALIERVDLAAGTSRWSSKLVHGGLRYLAKGDVGIAWESARERHALMTTIAPHLTRAAANIVPLDGSTPPPLGLLTEAGIRLADGLRLASHTSRHLLPRPSRISASEALVMAPGLRQDGLRGGLLFWDGQLEDDARLGTAIARTAVAHGADVVTRCAATELTDTTVTLRDELAGESFTAHGHVVNATGVWAGEHEPSVHIKPSRGSHVVVRSEAVGRPRAIFTAPVPGHFGRFVFAMPQSDGLVIIGLTDEPVGDVDGVAPEVPCADTRFLLDTINQVLEQPLAESDVVGRYAGLRPLVTTAADGPTADVSRRHLLVDEPGGPVTITGGKLTTYRQMAEATVDAVCRRVRSPASCRTRSLPLVGAASREVLSRVPAPERLVRRYGTEATDVAALGLAHPELMRPVSDSCPTLGVELLFGVLHEGALTAADLVERRTRISFDAQAVDAAREVADRVLALAADLARA, from the coding sequence ATGACCGCACCGGCGATCGACCGCCGGGCCCGGGCCCGAGCGCTGGAGAGCCTGGCGACGAGCCGCTATGACTGCATCGTCGTCGGCGGCGGAGTGACCGGTGCCGGGGTCGCCCTCGACGCCGCGTCTCGTGGCCTGCGCACCGCACTCATCGAGCGGGTCGACCTCGCCGCGGGGACGAGCCGGTGGAGCAGCAAGCTCGTCCACGGTGGCCTGCGCTACCTCGCCAAGGGCGATGTCGGGATTGCCTGGGAGTCGGCCAGGGAGCGACATGCGCTGATGACGACGATCGCTCCCCACCTCACCCGCGCCGCCGCCAACATCGTGCCGCTCGACGGCTCGACGCCGCCGCCCCTGGGGCTGCTCACCGAGGCCGGCATCCGACTGGCTGACGGCTTGCGCCTGGCCTCCCACACCTCGCGACACCTGCTCCCGAGGCCGTCCCGCATCAGCGCGTCAGAGGCCCTGGTGATGGCGCCCGGCCTTCGCCAGGACGGACTGCGCGGCGGCCTCCTCTTCTGGGACGGCCAGCTCGAGGACGACGCCCGGCTGGGCACGGCGATCGCCCGGACGGCGGTCGCCCACGGAGCCGATGTCGTGACGCGCTGCGCCGCGACAGAGCTCACCGACACCACGGTGACGCTCCGGGACGAGCTCGCCGGCGAGTCCTTCACCGCGCACGGCCACGTGGTCAACGCGACCGGCGTCTGGGCCGGCGAGCACGAGCCGTCCGTGCACATCAAGCCGAGCCGGGGCTCGCACGTCGTCGTCCGCAGCGAAGCGGTCGGTCGCCCGCGGGCCATCTTCACCGCGCCGGTCCCCGGCCACTTCGGCCGCTTCGTGTTCGCGATGCCGCAGTCCGACGGCCTCGTGATCATCGGCCTCACCGACGAGCCGGTCGGGGACGTGGACGGCGTGGCCCCGGAGGTGCCCTGCGCCGACACCCGGTTCCTCCTCGACACGATCAACCAGGTCCTCGAGCAGCCGCTCGCCGAGTCGGACGTCGTCGGGCGCTACGCGGGGCTGCGACCGCTCGTCACCACCGCCGCAGACGGTCCCACCGCCGACGTCTCGCGCAGGCATCTCCTCGTCGACGAGCCCGGGGGGCCGGTCACCATCACCGGGGGCAAGCTGACGACCTACCGGCAGATGGCCGAGGCCACCGTCGATGCCGTATGCCGCCGGGTTCGCTCCCCTGCCAGCTGCCGGACCCGCTCCCTCCCCCTCGTCGGCGCCGCCTCGCGGGAGGTGCTGTCCCGGGTCCCGGCTCCCGAACGCCTCGTCCGGCGCTATGGCACCGAGGCGACCGACGTGGCGGCCCTTGGGCTCGCCCACCCGGAGCTCATGCGTCCGGTCAGTGACTCGTGCCCCACCCTGGGCGTGGAGCTGCTCTTCGGCGTGCTGCACGAGGGTGCCCTCACGGCAGCGGACCTGGTCGAGAGGCGCACCCGGATCTCGTTCGACGCGCAGGCGGTCGACGCCGCGCGCGAGGTCGCGGACCGCGTTCTGGCGCTCGCCGCCGACCTCGCCCGGGCCTGA
- a CDS encoding diacylglycerol/lipid kinase family protein — protein MNGATADRTILVVSPVSGGGRALRASRQVHDVLVAQGRSPELVITESGDHAESVAAGAGPSDLVVSLGGDGLHSRVAAGAVRGRAVVAPLPGGRGNDFVRALRVPQDARAAAEALSVATQRRVDVGRVGDRHFVGVASVGFDSVANTIANETTWLAGPLVYAWGGLRALLATRPRSFHITVDGERRSLVGLNVAVGNSGRYGGGVRICPSAELDDGHLDLVTVAHVSRAAFARILLHTLPGTHLSRPGVCTGRARTVHIDADEPLVLFADGDPVAVLPVEITCEPGALRVLA, from the coding sequence ATGAACGGAGCCACCGCGGACCGCACCATCCTCGTGGTCAGCCCCGTCTCCGGGGGTGGGCGTGCGCTGCGAGCGTCGCGTCAGGTGCATGACGTCCTCGTCGCGCAGGGGCGTTCGCCGGAGCTGGTGATCACCGAGAGCGGTGACCACGCCGAGTCGGTCGCGGCCGGGGCGGGCCCGTCAGACCTCGTCGTGTCACTGGGCGGGGACGGACTCCACTCGCGAGTGGCCGCCGGGGCCGTCCGCGGCAGGGCCGTCGTGGCGCCCCTCCCTGGTGGCCGCGGCAACGACTTCGTCCGCGCCCTCCGGGTGCCGCAGGATGCTCGGGCCGCGGCGGAGGCGCTGTCGGTCGCGACCCAGCGCCGGGTCGACGTCGGTCGAGTCGGAGACCGTCATTTCGTCGGGGTGGCGAGCGTCGGCTTCGACAGCGTCGCCAACACCATCGCCAACGAGACGACGTGGCTCGCAGGTCCCCTCGTCTATGCGTGGGGTGGGTTGCGGGCGCTGCTCGCCACGCGTCCCCGGTCCTTCCACATCACGGTCGACGGCGAACGCCGCAGTCTCGTGGGCCTCAACGTCGCCGTCGGCAACTCCGGCAGGTACGGCGGGGGAGTGCGCATCTGCCCCTCCGCGGAGCTCGACGACGGGCACCTCGACCTGGTCACGGTGGCCCACGTGTCGCGGGCCGCCTTCGCGCGGATCCTGCTGCACACCCTTCCTGGAACTCACCTCTCCCGTCCCGGTGTCTGCACCGGTCGCGCTCGCACCGTCCACATCGACGCAGACGAGCCGCTCGTGCTCTTCGCGGACGGCGACCCGGTCGCAGTGCTTCCGGTCGAGATCACCTGTGAGCCAGGGGCGCTGCGGGTCCTGGCCTGA